A single window of Enterobacteriaceae bacterium ESL0689 DNA harbors:
- a CDS encoding transposase: MKRISPERKAAILAKLLPPYNMTVSTVAQMEGISEATLCNWRNQAKSEGKPVPGAEKTTDQWSAEARFAVIVETATLSEAEVAEYCRKNGLYPEQIIQWKQAFLQASAPEDKAALKQSQKEIKQLKRELVRKEKALAEAAAILVLRKKLRDYYGETDGDD, encoded by the coding sequence ATGAAACGTATTTCCCCTGAACGTAAAGCAGCGATACTGGCTAAATTATTGCCTCCTTACAACATGACGGTTTCCACTGTTGCACAAATGGAAGGAATATCCGAAGCTACCCTCTGTAACTGGCGTAATCAGGCCAAATCAGAGGGGAAGCCCGTGCCCGGCGCAGAGAAAACAACCGACCAGTGGTCAGCAGAAGCACGCTTCGCCGTGATAGTCGAAACCGCCACACTCAGTGAGGCTGAAGTGGCAGAATACTGCCGTAAAAATGGCCTTTATCCGGAACAGATTATTCAGTGGAAGCAGGCTTTTTTACAGGCGTCTGCGCCGGAAGATAAAGCGGCCCTGAAGCAGAGCCAGAAAGAGATTAAACAACTGAAGAGAGAGCTGGTGCGTAAGGAGAAAGCTCTGGCGGAGGCGGCAGCGATACTGGTACTGCGAAAAAAGCTCAGGGATTACTACGGGGAAACGGACGGGGACGACTGA
- the glpK gene encoding glycerol kinase GlpK: MTDKKYIVALDQGTTSSRAVVMDHDASIISVSQREFEQIYPRPGWVEHDPMEIWASQSSTLVEALAKANISSDKIATIGITNQRETTIIWERETGKPIYNAIVWQCRRTADICEQLKRDGMEDYIRQTTGLVVDPYFSATKVKWILDHAEGARERAKRGELLFGTVDTWLVWKMTQGRVHVTDYTNASRTMLFNIHHLDWDDEILKALDIPRSMLPEVRKSSEVYGQTNIGGKGGTRIPISGIAGDQQAALFGQLCVKEGMAKNTYGTGCFMLMNTGNKAVSSTRGLLTTIACGPQGEVNYALEGAVFMAGASIQWLRDEMKLVNDTADTEYFASKVSNTNGVYVVPAFTGLGAPYWDPYARGAILGLTRGVNANHIIRATLESIAYQTRDVLEAMQADSGIRLHALRVDGGAVANNFLMQFQADILGTYVERPAVREVTALGAAYLAGLAVGFWQNLDELQQKAVIERQFHPGIETTERNSRYNGWKKAVKRVLNWDEHEA; this comes from the coding sequence ATGACTGATAAAAAATATATCGTTGCACTTGATCAGGGGACGACCAGCTCACGGGCAGTGGTGATGGATCACGATGCCAGTATCATCAGCGTTTCACAACGCGAATTTGAGCAAATCTATCCCAGGCCTGGCTGGGTAGAGCATGATCCGATGGAAATCTGGGCATCACAAAGCTCGACGCTGGTTGAAGCGCTGGCAAAAGCCAATATTAGCTCCGATAAAATCGCCACTATCGGTATCACTAATCAGCGGGAAACCACCATCATATGGGAGCGGGAAACAGGTAAGCCCATTTATAACGCCATCGTCTGGCAGTGTCGCCGTACTGCCGATATTTGCGAGCAACTTAAACGCGACGGGATGGAAGACTATATCCGCCAGACGACCGGTCTGGTGGTTGATCCCTATTTTTCCGCGACCAAAGTGAAATGGATCCTCGATCATGCCGAAGGGGCACGGGAACGGGCAAAACGTGGTGAGTTGTTATTTGGTACGGTAGATACCTGGCTGGTATGGAAAATGACGCAGGGACGTGTACATGTCACTGACTATACCAACGCTTCGCGTACCATGTTGTTCAATATCCATCATCTTGACTGGGACGATGAGATCCTGAAAGCGCTGGACATTCCGCGCTCAATGTTGCCAGAAGTGCGTAAATCTTCTGAAGTGTATGGCCAGACCAATATCGGGGGTAAAGGTGGCACCCGCATTCCCATTTCCGGTATCGCCGGTGATCAGCAAGCGGCGCTGTTTGGTCAGTTGTGTGTCAAAGAAGGAATGGCGAAAAATACCTACGGCACTGGCTGCTTTATGCTGATGAATACCGGTAATAAAGCGGTCTCCTCAACACGTGGTTTGCTGACCACGATCGCCTGTGGCCCACAGGGTGAAGTGAACTATGCGCTAGAGGGTGCCGTCTTTATGGCAGGTGCCTCCATTCAGTGGTTGCGCGATGAAATGAAGCTGGTTAATGATACGGCCGATACCGAATACTTTGCCAGTAAAGTCAGCAATACTAACGGGGTGTATGTGGTGCCCGCATTTACCGGGCTTGGCGCGCCATACTGGGACCCTTACGCCCGTGGTGCCATCCTCGGATTGACGCGCGGAGTGAACGCTAACCATATTATTCGCGCAACACTGGAATCTATCGCCTACCAGACACGCGATGTGCTGGAAGCGATGCAGGCTGATTCCGGTATTCGTCTGCATGCCCTGCGCGTTGATGGCGGCGCGGTGGCGAATAATTTTCTGATGCAGTTTCAGGCCGATATCCTCGGTACTTACGTAGAACGGCCAGCGGTGCGTGAAGTCACCGCGCTCGGTGCGGCTTATCTGGCAGGTCTGGCTGTCGGTTTCTGGCAAAATCTGGATGAATTACAGCAGAAAGCTGTCATTGAACGACAATTCCATCCCGGTATCGAAACGACAGAACGTAACAGCCGCTATAACGGCTGGAAAAAAGCGGTAAAGCGTGTTCTGAACTGGGATGAACACGAAGCGTAA
- a CDS encoding integrase core domain-containing protein, with protein MVSGRWYYLYLITDLYSRKITGYEVHETESGEQAAALMQRSVMREGCWRQPLVLHADNGPAMKSQTLQVKLHELNITPSHSRPRVSNDNAYVESLFRTLKYVPQWPSSGFRTLEDARTWVEKFTRWYNEEYRHSGIRYVTPAERHRGEDRALLKQRDELYRQAQKAHPERGSGKTRNWQPEGPVTLNPEREKQAV; from the coding sequence GTGGTGAGTGGCCGCTGGTATTATCTGTATCTGATAACCGACCTGTACAGCCGGAAAATCACGGGTTACGAAGTGCATGAGACAGAAAGCGGTGAACAGGCAGCCGCCCTGATGCAGCGCAGTGTGATGCGGGAAGGCTGCTGGCGACAGCCACTGGTCCTGCACGCCGATAACGGTCCGGCGATGAAATCGCAGACGCTGCAGGTGAAACTGCATGAGCTGAATATCACACCATCCCACAGCCGGCCACGGGTGAGTAATGATAATGCGTATGTGGAATCGCTGTTCCGGACGCTGAAGTATGTGCCGCAGTGGCCATCATCGGGGTTCAGGACGCTGGAGGATGCCCGCACCTGGGTGGAGAAATTTACCCGGTGGTATAACGAAGAGTACCGTCACAGTGGAATACGCTATGTCACGCCAGCAGAACGGCATCGTGGTGAAGACAGGGCCCTGCTGAAACAGCGTGATGAACTGTATCGTCAGGCACAGAAAGCGCATCCGGAGCGCGGGTCAGGGAAGACAAGAAACTGGCAGCCGGAGGGCCCGGTAACATTAAATCCGGAACGGGAAAAACAGGCAGTTTAA
- the tssJ gene encoding type VI secretion system lipoprotein TssJ → MLRTPLTSAVRWLIPLMAFSLAGCGLTQRVTDNTKSAFHDLFYKNIKVLHLDFTARETLNTDPHPLSESVVIRVYQLRDRKTFDNMRYPQLLKDGDIMLHADRLAGHDVVVKPGGDVSLDMPLEEDTQFVAVAGLFRHPDSVKNSWKLVIRRDELDPNNPRILNIDDNSLTLQAVKQE, encoded by the coding sequence ATGTTACGAACACCTTTAACCAGCGCTGTACGCTGGTTAATACCGCTGATGGCATTCAGTCTGGCAGGCTGCGGGTTGACGCAGCGTGTCACCGACAACACGAAATCAGCATTTCATGATTTATTTTATAAAAATATTAAAGTGTTACACCTGGATTTCACAGCCCGTGAGACGCTGAATACCGATCCCCACCCGCTGTCTGAATCGGTGGTGATCCGTGTCTATCAATTGCGGGATCGCAAAACTTTTGACAACATGCGCTATCCACAGTTACTGAAAGACGGAGACATCATGCTGCATGCCGATCGGCTTGCGGGTCACGATGTGGTGGTAAAACCTGGCGGTGATGTGAGCCTTGATATGCCACTGGAAGAAGACACGCAATTTGTCGCCGTGGCAGGACTGTTCCGCCATCCTGATAGCGTTAAAAACAGCTGGAAGCTGGTCATCCGTCGCGATGAGCTTGATCCGAATAATCCGCGCATTCTGAATATCGACGATAACTCACTGACGCTGCAAGCGGTTAAGCAAGAATGA
- a CDS encoding restriction endonuclease — MAVPTYDKFIEPVLRFLAGKPDGVPARDAHEAAADALNLDDNQRAEVIASGQLVYKNRAGWAHDRLKRAGLSQSLSRGKWCLTPEGVNWVHAHTQPLTDEEVNHLAFNFMNVKLKQQPDAVDLDPRPAVLNQEELAKSSPDDRLDQALKELRDAVADELLENLLQVSPARFEVIVLDVLHRLGYGGHRDDLQRVGGTGDGGIDGIISLDKLGLEKVYVQAKRWQNTVGRPELQAFYGALAGQKAKRGVFITTSGFTSQARDFSHSVEGMVLVDGERLVHLMIENEVGVSSRLVKVPKLDMDYFE; from the coding sequence ATGGCCGTTCCTACTTACGATAAATTTATTGAACCTGTACTCCGCTTCTTGGCTGGTAAACCCGATGGCGTACCGGCTCGCGATGCGCACGAAGCCGCTGCTGATGCACTTAATCTTGATGATAATCAGCGAGCAGAAGTGATTGCCAGCGGTCAGTTAGTTTATAAAAATCGGGCTGGTTGGGCACATGACCGCCTGAAGCGAGCCGGTTTATCGCAAAGCTTATCCAGAGGAAAGTGGTGCTTAACGCCAGAAGGGGTTAATTGGGTTCACGCCCATACCCAGCCACTCACTGACGAGGAAGTGAACCATCTGGCGTTTAATTTCATGAACGTGAAGCTAAAACAGCAGCCAGATGCTGTCGATCTTGATCCAAGACCAGCGGTACTGAACCAGGAAGAGCTGGCAAAAAGCAGCCCGGATGATCGACTTGATCAGGCGTTAAAAGAGCTACGGGACGCGGTTGCTGATGAGCTGTTAGAAAATCTGTTGCAAGTCTCCCCGGCACGTTTTGAGGTTATCGTCCTAGATGTTCTTCATCGTCTGGGATATGGCGGACATCGGGATGACCTACAACGCGTGGGTGGCACCGGTGATGGTGGCATCGACGGTATCATTTCGCTCGATAAACTGGGACTCGAAAAGGTTTACGTACAGGCCAAACGCTGGCAGAACACAGTTGGCCGTCCAGAACTCCAGGCGTTTTATGGTGCACTGGCGGGACAAAAGGCCAAACGTGGTGTGTTTATCACCACTTCCGGTTTTACTTCTCAGGCGCGAGATTTTTCCCATTCTGTTGAGGGCATGGTTTTGGTTGATGGCGAACGTCTGGTTCATTTGATGATTGAGAACGAAGTCGGTGTTTCTTCCCGTTTGGTTAAAGTGCCCAAACTAGATATGGATTACTTTGAGTAA
- a CDS encoding phosphoglycerate mutase family protein codes for MDKKILFASLMLLSGSALAQPQNLGKGEVDVYFVRHGQTIFNKYDRVQGWSDTPLTAEGERVAREFGVGSRTIKFKKYYSSDLGRQQETLSLIMKEHRTKVKPTELRELREVFFGGFEGLPNDVMNNAAGKAMGFSRDGEMSSLREEGKMPFADLTNAISKVDDKHEAEKASQVKERMQSALNLIVKQALQNRDKNVLAVSSGMSIGIMISDMTEDPLKNKGMGNAGVVKIEYRNGKYTVTSIGDMHFVEEGRKIIAKKGK; via the coding sequence ATGGATAAAAAAATATTATTCGCCTCACTCATGCTCCTGTCGGGGAGTGCGTTAGCACAACCGCAAAACCTTGGTAAAGGTGAGGTTGACGTTTATTTCGTTCGTCACGGACAAACGATTTTTAATAAATATGATCGTGTCCAGGGATGGTCGGATACCCCCCTGACGGCGGAAGGCGAGCGTGTTGCCAGAGAGTTCGGCGTGGGTTCACGGACGATAAAATTTAAAAAATATTATTCCAGTGATCTCGGTCGGCAACAGGAAACATTATCACTGATAATGAAAGAGCATCGCACTAAAGTTAAGCCGACGGAATTACGTGAACTGCGGGAAGTTTTTTTTGGTGGTTTCGAAGGGTTACCCAATGATGTGATGAATAATGCCGCCGGGAAAGCAATGGGATTTAGCCGTGACGGTGAGATGTCTTCCCTGCGCGAAGAGGGCAAAATGCCGTTTGCTGACCTGACCAATGCCATCAGCAAAGTGGATGACAAACATGAGGCGGAAAAAGCCAGCCAGGTTAAAGAGAGAATGCAGTCTGCATTAAATCTCATTGTCAAACAGGCTTTACAGAATCGTGACAAAAATGTGCTGGCGGTCTCTTCCGGTATGTCGATTGGCATTATGATCTCTGATATGACAGAAGATCCGCTTAAAAATAAAGGCATGGGCAATGCCGGAGTGGTGAAAATCGAATACCGTAATGGTAAATATACGGTGACCAGTATCGGTGATATGCATTTTGTTGAGGAAGGAAGAAAAATAATCGCTAAAAAAGGAAAATAA
- a CDS encoding sulfate ABC transporter substrate-binding protein translates to MNKWRAGLLLLLVSASVSARDIQLLNISYDPTRELYEQYNKAFSAHWQQQTGDNVIIRQSHGGSGKQAISVINGIEADVVTLALAYDIDAIAGHDRIAKNWLDRLPDNSAPYTSTIVFLVRKGNPQHIQDWDDLIKTGVSIITPNPKSSGGARWNYLAAWGYALNLHGGHQAKAQAFVQALYKNVAVLDAGARGATNTFVERGMGDVLITWENEAMLAIQKTGNDEFEIIIPSASILAEPSVSVVDKVADKKGTRLIAEAYLKYLYSPEGQEIAAKNYYRPRDPLIAQKYAATFPPLKLFTVNQLFGGWQQAQKEHFAHGGTFDQISQPAQ, encoded by the coding sequence ATGAATAAATGGCGTGCAGGATTGCTTCTGTTGCTGGTATCGGCTAGCGTGTCAGCCAGAGATATCCAGTTATTGAATATCTCTTATGATCCCACCCGCGAGTTGTACGAACAATACAACAAAGCATTCAGCGCACACTGGCAGCAGCAAACCGGTGATAATGTCATTATTCGTCAATCACATGGCGGCTCGGGTAAGCAAGCGATATCCGTGATTAATGGTATTGAAGCTGACGTTGTGACCCTCGCGCTGGCTTATGATATCGACGCGATTGCCGGGCATGATCGTATTGCGAAAAACTGGCTGGATCGGCTGCCAGATAATTCAGCGCCCTATACCTCAACAATTGTCTTTCTGGTACGTAAAGGTAATCCGCAACATATTCAGGACTGGGATGATCTGATTAAAACAGGGGTGTCGATCATTACGCCCAATCCGAAAAGCTCTGGTGGTGCACGCTGGAACTACCTTGCTGCATGGGGCTATGCCCTGAATCTGCATGGCGGTCATCAGGCGAAGGCCCAGGCGTTTGTCCAGGCACTGTATAAAAATGTTGCGGTACTGGATGCCGGGGCGCGTGGGGCAACGAATACATTCGTTGAGCGCGGGATGGGGGATGTATTAATTACATGGGAAAACGAAGCCATGCTGGCGATACAGAAAACAGGCAACGATGAGTTTGAAATTATCATCCCCAGCGCGTCAATTCTGGCGGAACCGTCGGTATCGGTGGTGGATAAGGTGGCGGACAAAAAAGGAACCCGGCTGATCGCCGAAGCTTATCTCAAATATCTCTACTCACCGGAAGGCCAGGAGATCGCGGCGAAAAACTATTATCGGCCACGCGATCCGCTGATCGCACAAAAATATGCGGCGACATTCCCGCCGCTGAAACTCTTTACTGTTAACCAGCTATTTGGCGGCTGGCAGCAGGCGCAAAAAGAGCACTTTGCACATGGCGGCACTTTCGATCAAATAAGTCAGCCTGCGCAGTAA
- a CDS encoding IS1 family transposase (programmed frameshift), whose protein sequence is MAKIDVTCPFCQQTEPVKKHGLGKAGFQRYRCQSCCRTFQIDYAYRACLPGMKEQIVDLAMNNAGIRDTARTLHISINAVVRTFKKLAPRCVTTFPLDNQQIQLICEVDEMWSFVGSKKQQRWLWYAWEPRLKRIIAHTFGRRSKKTLRRLLKLLSGFNVAFWCTDNFSAYDLLPDEKHIRGKLYTQRIERENLNLRNRLKRLNRKTLGYSKSFEMHDRIIGTFIEREYYV, encoded by the exons ATGGCTAAAATTGATGTAACATGCCCGTTTTGTCAACAAACTGAACCCGTTAAAAAGCATGGTCTGGGCAAAGCTGGATTTCAGCGCTATCGCTGTCAGTCATGCTGCCGTACTTTCCAGATCGATTACGCTTACCGTGCCTGCCTGCCCGGCATGAAAGAACAAATTGTTGACCTTGCCATGAATAATGCGGGTATCCGCGATACCGCAAGGACTCTGCATATCAGCATTAATGCCGTTGTCCGCACTT TTAAAAAACTCGCCCCACGATGTGTAACCACGTTTCCGCTGGATAATCAGCAAATCCAGCTTATCTGTGAAGTGGATGAGATGTGGTCTTTTGTCGGCAGTAAAAAGCAGCAACGCTGGCTGTGGTATGCATGGGAGCCTCGCCTCAAACGAATTATTGCTCATACTTTTGGACGCAGAAGCAAAAAGACACTGCGCAGGTTACTGAAATTATTGTCAGGTTTTAATGTTGCCTTCTGGTGTACAGATAACTTCAGTGCTTATGATCTGCTGCCGGATGAAAAACATATCAGGGGTAAGCTTTATACACAGCGGATTGAACGGGAAAACCTGAATTTGCGTAACCGATTAAAGCGACTGAATCGTAAGACTCTGGGGTACTCAAAATCTTTTGAAATGCATGACAGGATCATTGGTACTTTTATTGAGCGCGAATATTATGTTTGA
- a CDS encoding aquaporin, translating into MSQTSTLKGQCIAEFFGTGLLIFFGVGCVAALNVAEASFGQWEISIIWGLGVALAIYLTSGVSGAHLNPAVTIALWLFASFDKRKVLPFIIAQFAGAFCAAALVYALYSNLFLAFEQSHDMVRGSIDSLDLAAVFSTYPNPHLSFSQAFMVEMVITAILMGMIMALTDDGNGIPRGPLAPLLIGLLIATIGASMGPLTGFAMNPARDIGPKAFAWLAGWGNIAFTGGKDIPYFLVPLCAPVVGAAIGALSYRHLISRHLPCNVVADVDKEKNTLVTQQQNASL; encoded by the coding sequence ATGAGCCAGACATCAACATTGAAAGGCCAGTGCATTGCAGAGTTCTTCGGTACGGGATTATTGATCTTTTTCGGTGTCGGATGCGTTGCTGCACTGAATGTGGCGGAGGCCAGTTTCGGCCAGTGGGAAATTAGTATTATCTGGGGGTTAGGTGTTGCTCTGGCTATTTATCTGACCTCTGGTGTATCGGGTGCACATCTTAATCCTGCGGTCACTATTGCGCTGTGGCTGTTCGCCAGCTTTGACAAGCGCAAAGTCCTGCCTTTTATCATCGCACAATTTGCCGGTGCCTTTTGCGCGGCGGCATTAGTTTACGCCCTGTACAGCAATCTTTTCCTCGCCTTTGAACAGAGCCACGATATGGTGCGAGGCAGTATAGACAGCCTCGATTTGGCGGCGGTGTTCTCCACCTATCCCAATCCACATCTCAGTTTTAGCCAGGCTTTTATGGTGGAAATGGTGATTACCGCTATTCTGATGGGCATGATTATGGCGCTGACCGATGACGGTAATGGTATTCCGCGTGGCCCTCTGGCACCGCTGCTTATCGGTTTGTTGATTGCGACTATCGGTGCCTCTATGGGGCCACTGACTGGCTTCGCCATGAATCCAGCGCGTGATATCGGGCCCAAAGCTTTCGCCTGGCTGGCGGGCTGGGGCAATATTGCATTTACTGGCGGTAAAGATATTCCCTATTTCCTCGTTCCTCTCTGTGCGCCCGTAGTGGGTGCCGCTATTGGCGCACTTAGTTATCGTCATCTGATCAGTCGCCACTTACCTTGTAACGTAGTCGCCGATGTCGATAAAGAGAAAAATACACTGGTGACACAGCAACAGAATGCTTCGCTGTAA
- a CDS encoding M48 family metallopeptidase, which produces MKLKAPRECIDYVILHELCHLAEHNHSERFYRLMGQVMPDWEKTKKRLDGMAGMIFSDL; this is translated from the coding sequence CTGAAGCTAAAGGCTCCCCGTGAGTGCATCGACTACGTTATCCTGCATGAGCTCTGCCATCTGGCCGAGCATAACCATAGTGAACGCTTCTACCGGCTCATGGGACAGGTTATGCCGGACTGGGAGAAGACCAAGAAGCGATTAGATGGGATGGCGGGGATGATATTTTCTGATTTGTGA
- the rhuM gene encoding RhuM family protein translates to MTDKHLPQPPAGEFLLFQSEDGRARVECRFQSDTLWLTQASMAELYDKDVRTINEHLINIFSEGELGQNSTIRKFRIVRQEGKRQVSREIEHYSLEAILAVGYRVRSVRGTQFRQWATQTLQEYLIKGFVMDDERLKNPPVGSSVVPDYFDEMLERIRDIRASERRVYLRVREIFALAADYQPSLKETTLFFQTIQNKLHFACTGRTAAELIHQRADASQPHMGLTSYKGNDVRKGDVTVAKNYLTQKEVSELNRVVNMWLDYAEDQALRRQQVFLQDWQEKLDQFLQFNDRHVLQGAGTVSKKMADEKAQGEYARFAEQRRLLKEAEGEKDITELLHWKADKDKGTS, encoded by the coding sequence ATGACTGATAAACACTTACCTCAACCTCCAGCAGGTGAATTCCTGCTGTTCCAAAGCGAGGATGGTCGCGCACGTGTTGAATGCCGATTTCAGTCAGATACGCTTTGGCTCACTCAGGCATCGATGGCTGAGCTATACGATAAAGATGTGCGCACCATCAACGAGCACCTGATCAACATCTTTTCAGAAGGCGAACTTGGTCAAAATTCAACTATCCGGAAATTCCGGATAGTTCGCCAGGAAGGAAAGCGTCAGGTTTCCAGAGAGATAGAGCACTACAGCCTCGAAGCTATACTGGCCGTTGGCTATCGTGTTCGTTCAGTTCGGGGGACTCAGTTCCGCCAGTGGGCCACGCAAACCTTGCAGGAATATCTGATTAAAGGGTTTGTGATGGATGATGAGCGGCTGAAGAATCCGCCCGTCGGCTCTTCTGTGGTTCCCGACTACTTTGACGAGATGCTGGAACGCATCCGCGATATTCGTGCCAGCGAACGGCGCGTCTATCTGCGTGTGCGGGAGATTTTCGCGCTGGCCGCTGACTACCAGCCGTCTCTTAAAGAGACGACTCTTTTCTTTCAAACCATCCAGAATAAGCTGCACTTTGCCTGCACCGGGCGTACAGCCGCTGAGCTAATCCACCAGCGGGCAGATGCCAGCCAACCTCATATGGGGCTCACCAGCTATAAAGGCAATGACGTGCGAAAAGGCGATGTCACAGTCGCTAAAAACTACCTGACCCAGAAAGAGGTCAGTGAGTTGAACCGTGTAGTGAATATGTGGCTGGACTATGCCGAAGATCAGGCACTGCGCCGCCAGCAGGTCTTTTTGCAGGACTGGCAGGAGAAGCTGGATCAGTTCTTGCAGTTCAACGACCGTCATGTGCTCCAGGGCGCGGGCACTGTCAGTAAGAAAATGGCAGATGAAAAAGCTCAGGGCGAATATGCACGATTTGCAGAGCAGCGGCGTTTGTTAAAAGAGGCAGAGGGTGAAAAGGATATTACCGAGCTACTGCACTGGAAAGCCGATAAAGATAAGGGAACATCATGA
- the zapB gene encoding septal ring assembly protein ZapB, whose protein sequence is MTMSFEVFEKLETKVQQAIDTITLLQMEIEELKEKNNVLEQNVKTTQHDCEELERENSQLKEQQQNWQDRLQALLGRMEEEV, encoded by the coding sequence ATGACGATGTCATTTGAAGTGTTTGAGAAATTAGAAACTAAAGTTCAGCAGGCGATTGATACCATCACGTTGTTGCAGATGGAAATAGAAGAGCTGAAAGAAAAAAATAATGTCCTGGAGCAAAATGTCAAAACTACACAGCATGACTGTGAAGAACTGGAACGTGAAAACAGCCAGTTGAAAGAGCAACAACAGAACTGGCAGGATCGGCTGCAGGCCTTACTGGGTCGTATGGAAGAAGAAGTCTGA
- the gorA gene encoding glutathione-disulfide reductase: protein MHKHYDYIAIGGGSGGIASVNRAALYGQKCALIEARLLGGTCVNVGCVPKKVMWHAAQIHDALTLYGPDYGFDVTLNHFDWDKLIASRSAYIDRIHSAYHNGLAKNKVDVINGYARFIDSHTIAVNNLTISADHILIATGGYPSRPAIPGAEYGIDSDGFFALPALPKRVAIVGAGYIAVELAGVLHSLGAETHLFVRKQAPLRHFDPLIVSTLLDIMDTEGPQLHTYAIPQSVIKNSDGSLTLTLEDGRSQTVDCLIWAIGRQPATDDLNLIAAGVKTDDRGYIVVDKWQNTSAAGIYAVGDNTGAVELTPVAVAAGRRLSERLFNHQADEHLDYHNIPTVVFSHPPIGTVGLTEPQARKRYGDNAVKIYQSSFTAMYTAVTTHRQPCCMKLVCVGAEEKIVGIHGIGFGMDEILQGFAVALKMGATKQDFDNTVAIHPTAAEEFVTMR, encoded by the coding sequence ATGCACAAACATTACGACTACATCGCTATCGGTGGTGGCAGTGGTGGTATTGCCTCTGTCAATCGCGCCGCCCTGTATGGGCAAAAATGCGCGCTGATTGAAGCCAGATTATTGGGAGGCACGTGCGTCAATGTCGGTTGTGTGCCGAAGAAAGTGATGTGGCATGCGGCACAGATCCATGATGCGCTGACCCTGTATGGCCCCGATTACGGCTTTGACGTCACCCTAAACCACTTCGACTGGGACAAACTGATCGCCAGCCGTAGCGCTTATATCGACCGCATTCACAGCGCCTACCATAACGGACTGGCCAAAAACAAGGTGGATGTTATCAACGGCTACGCCCGTTTTATCGATAGTCACACGATTGCAGTCAATAACCTCACGATCTCTGCCGATCATATCCTGATCGCAACCGGGGGTTATCCCAGTCGGCCAGCGATCCCCGGTGCTGAATATGGCATTGACTCCGATGGTTTTTTTGCCCTGCCAGCGCTACCGAAACGGGTAGCCATCGTGGGTGCGGGTTATATCGCCGTTGAACTGGCAGGAGTTCTCCATAGCCTTGGGGCTGAAACGCATCTGTTTGTACGCAAACAGGCACCCTTACGCCACTTCGATCCGCTGATCGTCTCCACCCTGCTCGATATCATGGATACTGAAGGCCCGCAGTTGCACACCTACGCCATTCCACAATCGGTGATCAAAAACAGTGATGGCAGCCTGACGCTAACTCTGGAAGATGGCCGCAGTCAGACGGTAGATTGCCTGATCTGGGCCATTGGCCGTCAACCTGCCACCGATGATTTAAACCTGATCGCCGCTGGAGTGAAAACCGATGATCGGGGGTATATTGTGGTTGATAAATGGCAGAATACCAGCGCTGCGGGGATCTATGCCGTAGGGGATAACACCGGCGCGGTAGAACTGACACCTGTCGCGGTCGCGGCTGGTCGCCGACTGTCTGAACGGTTATTTAATCACCAAGCCGATGAGCATCTTGATTACCACAATATCCCCACCGTGGTATTCAGTCACCCGCCGATTGGCACTGTCGGATTAACTGAACCCCAGGCGCGGAAACGGTATGGTGATAATGCGGTGAAAATTTATCAATCTTCCTTTACAGCCATGTATACCGCCGTGACCACCCATCGTCAGCCATGCTGTATGAAACTGGTGTGCGTCGGTGCGGAAGAAAAGATTGTTGGCATTCATGGTATCGGCTTCGGAATGGATGAAATATTACAGGGCTTTGCCGTTGCCCTGAAAATGGGAGCCACCAAACAGGATTTCGACAACACCGTGGCGATCCACCCTACCGCCGCAGAGGAGTTTGTGACGATGCGTTAG